In a genomic window of Passer domesticus isolate bPasDom1 chromosome 3, bPasDom1.hap1, whole genome shotgun sequence:
- the LOC135297257 gene encoding spectrin beta chain, non-erythrocytic 2-like isoform X3, translating into MSGSTARKVQPFTISTRLSLPKCAADFPGDACPGIALASALDGPRGLRRSINERISLYLAHARAAPAGQPRSPSPGEDGGPDEDRLNRSSLARSIKKITLSNWYGDAGTGEAGGPGDPARAGGERNHNNNNSRTGKAQFKVFLRKDVVAEDKQQEPGSVQASVLCSPVDRCSPLYALAGSPVSSPQKESPKGKESAAAPRCSGRSGVGAAPLLDLSPLIAQFNREMLQAESWVRGKLRDLKDGCDLQDWEDVAQTLQRDMKDFENTLIKLNQMGEQLMWRASPSAEAVRRQLLALQDQWQLLKQTAASQSKALGGLRSLQDFNRKAERLEAWIKHKEEKPSLAALLQESPDKIQLTRRILDLKQEEQQFQSLHKELNSLAQKLEKQGKNESRNVSARRKHLNKAWLRLQGTLKEHHEALQLALEVASFLQQADILLGVIHAKQSSICSTGKPGEGEPCQDRDVRDIASQLMMLDVTVSQLLNLQPSLAARVSSKHRDVKESWAQLQQALRTGKAPARAGSSPRGKAAAPNVEPRGDDSSHGAVGKEAAAKWTRGLSSMVPKDVLEKMAESKKGEESSPGSPAVGQPPHGGDSKRRREAEAEWGMRQLETQVQDVCQVVNMTLSPYKESVGMGVPPCPVASLEAARMQQEPLAPSSSARAVLLEGPARGKPPGSPQVEAMLRELGELWEDLQRRHQENGVVLQEIDKALRLVGELDQAERWLQDVAGSLLEPAAMRSPAELRQDLEEMSRLEKQLLLCGLKLQALREEAAGESPTEHEGARKMQRKVEMVEEKLAHVQAALRHRAADLRDSLVLSEFLQDLQEEEARSQQGSAAPGSGRCGSQGSFPLLSAQAEKSPSSEDMSRPLGELQEAVEMLNDAAKERERVMEVAAETENLERLVAKISPQLEALQRRAKALSQDIALAENSFTTVKSEKDLQGLQGLLSCQQEMEHAVSQTLQGQLEELERAAARLQELCPARQCPVSRELQETLWAWAGLRELLRETRLRVQQASQLRHFFKDYLAMISWTEDTRAQIFSESPSSSSIPETPCEELERRIEEKLKEFEALAAAGQQLVSEEHYLSATIKERLEELQSMLGWVLVRWRAQRHQQQDLGSRQEDSRDPENLSSTSPTGQEQHASCVPLHLESIHSPVKFMSSSVLEPVQRLEPKLPAKTTISPPTSPLSDAPSGAEQSWGEPSSKAPHDAESPKEAAPWDPAETSTLLLPPRGPCGLGGTVNLILSIGKKGEKKKAQLLASSEQPGEEALPTLPATKHSGCKTFWKRCQGLLGNTWGSLKRKRKPPRQLVEEVQLEARKTCTAKRPPAVVRRPAACSAGMAAVSHTLPKAGAGCLFNSLQRREQARAEQARLLTLRGIMGDSSLRPTPEECHGPSNTWPQKCGWRKGGPGAAAAGPQLGELLLYVRNPLVQDIDAECGAAPQNPCLPNPKIKCPRVSLGSVLSLELPRDAVVLGCHRGAEARQQEAEGQEQRQDQGVRPWKPTGTHGVGWQEDRHSPQGPSKRLGMSPKSEQEVSFDPSYSQQRGHRAGKEHWTPQHPSSTSKDLLDLRPSRPSRVHMGDEPATHFGQDDSPTATGRARHHRAAWLELGSSPASLPGRAGAIPSPACAQQPASSSQPTGSPASPAAPTQLSVFEWALGSPQPQSPALGTKEVCHPAHRQFEEEEEELQAIWDGAHERRAQSSPGGSCASHRAGSRAGSLPSPSATAGRPLILSSANNVLVAKFTLPTAAQLLHSPSGEKSPGVVHGGSGSPSGLRVSPHVEELVSAAPLDASSAWDQQRHRQEERESSKVLPGKMEFQMMEGTLERKHVLQTGGRKASCRAWGLFHAVLMRQTLCFYQDRRDSLKSSVVALPLNLSGAVCTPDAEYTKKTNCFRLQLQDGSEYLLRAPTQALMNEWVSKLQQNSGFPEVDYFQAAARRVEGTGGTGSFSRVSSPGTSHLQGHHQVTTTKSQEIVVLPCASPLLQRPLGGQDGPVDGTVTAAENAQGAGHKEQQWSSRASPGLWDNICPEDDYGLVANKRRSYSFTSATYQKITPLAVPKEPAEAGSSYSVTLYIGEQVSAVPRARCHSFVAQTGSPRDTRGEKTTSPPRTKNKSVFKKFFGKKE; encoded by the exons ATGTCGGGCAGCACGGCGAGGAAGGTGCAGCCCTTCACCATCAGCACCAGGCTCTCGCTGCCCAAGTGTGCCGCGGACTTCCCCGGAGACGCCTGCCCCGGCATCGCCCTCGCCTCCGCGCTGGACGGCCCCCGCGGCCTCCGCCGCAGCATCAACGAGCGCATCTCGCTGTACCTGGCCCACGcccgggccgcccccgccgggcagccccgcagccccagccccggtgAGGACGGGGGCCCCGACGAGGATCGGCTGAACCGCAGCTCCCTAGCCCGCTCCATTAAGAAGATCACGCTGTCCAACTGGTACGGGGATGCTGGCACGGGAGAGGCAGGGGGACCCGGGGACCCTGCCCGCGCCGGCGGCGAGAGgaaccacaacaacaacaacagcaggacagggaaagCTCAGTTCAAG GTGTTCCTCAGGAAGGATGTGGTTGCGGAGGACAAGCAGCAGGAGCCGGGGAGTGTTCAGGCCAGTGTTCTCTGCTCTCCAGTGGACAGATGTTCTCCCCTGTATGCG CTGGCAGGATCCCCGGTGTCATCACCCCAGAAAGAGAGCCCTAAGGGCAAGGAGTCTGCTGCAGCACCAAGATGCAGTGGGCGGAGCGGCGTGGGAGCAGCCCCTCTCCTTGACCTGAGTCCTCTGATAGCCCAGTTCAACCGGGAGATGTTGCAG GCAGAGAGCTGGGTGCGAGGCAAGCTGCGGGACCTGAAGGACGGCTGTGACCTCCAGGACTGGGAGGACGTGGCCCAGACCTTGCAGCGGGACATGAAGGATTTTGAGAACACACTGATAAAGCTCAATCAG ATGGGTGAGCAGCTGATGTGGAGGGCAAGCCCCAGTGCAGAGGCCGTGCGgaggcagctgctggccctgcaggacCAGTGGCAGCTCCTGAAGCAGAcggctgccagccagagcaaagcCCTGGGGGGGCTGCGGAGTCTGCAGGACTTTAACAGGAAAGCTGAGCGGCTGGAGGCATGGATCAAGCACAAG GAGGAGAAGCCCTCTCTGGCAGCCCTCCTGCAGGAAAGCCCGGATAAGATCCAGCTCACTCGCCGCATCCTTGACTTGAAGCAG gaggagcagcagttcCAGAGTCTGCACAAGGAGCTGAACAGCCTGGCCCAGAAGCTGGAGAAACAAGGCAAAAATGAGAGCAGGAACGTCTCAGCCCGGCGCAAGCACCTCAACAAAGC GTGGCTGCGGCTGCAGGGGACCCTGAAGGAGCACCATGAGGCTctgcagctggccctggaggtgGCCTCCTTCCTCCAGCAAGCAGATATCCTGCTCGGGGTCATCCATGCCAAG CAGAGCAGCATCTGCAGTACAGGGAAGCCAGGGGAGGGCGAGCCATGCCAGGATCGGGATGTCAGGGACATAGCCAGCCAGTTGATG ATGCTGGATGTGACAGTGTCCCAGCTCCTAAACttgcagcccagcctggcagcccgAGTCTCCTCGAAGCACCGAGACGTAAAggagagctgggcacagctccagcaggcaCTGAG GACAGGGAAGGCTCCAGCACGGGCAGGCAGTTCCCCGAGGGGCAAAGCTGCAGCTCCAAATGTTGAGCCTCGAGGAGACGATAGCAGTCACGGGGCTGTGGGTAAGGAAGCAGCAGCCAAATGGACAAGAGGACTCAGCAGCATG GTACCAAAAGATGTGCTGGAGAAGATGGCAGAGAGCAAGAAGGGAgaagagagcagccctggctccccaGCAGTGGGACAGCCCCCTCATGGAGGGGACAGCAAGAG gaggagagaggCAGAGGCTGAGTGGGGGATGCGGCAGCTGGAGACCCAAGTGCAGGACGTCTGCCAGGTGGTGAACATG ACCCTGTCCCCGTACAAGGAGAGTGTGGGTATGGGagtccccccatgtccagtggcAAGCCTGGAGGCAGCACGGATGCAGCAAGAGCCCCTGGCCCCCAGCtccagtgccagggctgtgctcctg gAGGGGCCAGCACGAGGGAAGCctcctgggagccctcaggtgGAGGCCATGCTGCGGGAACTGGGGGAGTTGTGGGAGGACCTGcagaggaggcaccaggagAATGGCGTAGTGCTGCAAGAAATCGATAAG GCACTGAGGCTGGTGGGGGAGCTGGACCAGGCTGAGCGGTGGCTGCAAGACGTGGCTGGGTCGCTCTTGGAACCGGCTGCCATGAGAAGCCCGGCAGAGCTGCGCCAGGACCTGGAAGAAATGAGCCGGCTGgagaagcagctcctgctctgtggcctcaagctgcaggcactgcgggaAGAAGCAGCAGGCGAGTCGCCCACTGAGCACGAGGGAGCAAGGAAGATGCAGAGGAAAGTGGAGATGGTGGAGGAGAA GTTGGCACACGTGCAGGCAGCCCTGCGGCACCGGGCGGCAGATCTGCGGGACTCCCTGGTGCTGTCGGAGTTCCTGCAGGACCTGCAAGAGGAGGAGGCACGGAGCCAGCAGGGATCTGCAGCG CCAGGGAGTGGGCGTTGTGGCTCGCAGGGGTCTTTTCCCCTGCTCTCAGCCCAGGCTGAGAAGTCTCCAAGCAGTGAGGACATGAGCCGCCCcttgggagagctgcaggaggccgTGGAGATGCTGAATGACGCGGCGAAGGAGCGGGAGCGGGTCatggaggtggcagcagagaCGGAGAACCTGGAGCGTCTG GTGGCGAAGATATCCCCACAGCTGGAAGCCCTTCAGCGCAGAGCCAAGGCACTGTCTCAAGACATTGCCTTAGCAGAGAACAGCTTCACCACGGTGAAGAGTGAGAAGGACCtgcaagggctgcagggctTGCTAAGCTGCCAGCAGGAGATGGAG CATGCAGTGTCACAGACCCTGCAAgggcagctggaggagctggagagggcAGCTGCCCGCTTACAAGAGCTGTGCCCCGCTCGGCAGTGCCCCGTcagccgggagctgcaggagacgCTGTgggcctgggcagggctgcgaGAGCTGCTGCGGGAGACCCGGCTCCGCGTGCAGCAGGCCAGCCAGCTCCGGCACTTCTTCAAGGATTATTTAGCCATGAT CTCCTGGACTGAGGACACACGGGCTCAGATCTTCTCTGAAAGCCCAAGCAGCTCCAGTATCCCGGAGACTCCATGTGAGGAACTGGAGAGGAGAATCGAAGAGAAACTCAAGGAGTTTGAGGCActagcagcagcagggcagcagctggtgtCTGAGGAGCACTACCTGAGTGCAACA ATAAAGGAGCGCTtggaagagctgcagagcatgctgggctgggtgctggtgCGCTGGCGAGCACAGAGGCATCAGCAGCAGGATCTGGGGAGCAGACAGGAGGACAGCAGGGACCCGGAGAACCTCTCAAGCACATCCCCCACTGGTCAA gagcagcatgccTCATGTGTTCCACTCCACCTGGAAAGCATCCACAGCCCAGTGAAGTTCATGTCCTCCTCCGTCCTCGAGCCTGTGCAAAGATTAGAGCCAAAGCTTCCAGCGAAAACCACCATCTCCCCACCTACATCACCCCTCTCAGATGCCCCATCAGGAgcggagcagagctggggggagCCCAGCAGCAAAGCACCCCATGATGCAGAATCCCCCAAGGAGGCTGCCCCCTGGGATCCTGCTGAGACCTCcacgctgctgctgccaccgcgGGGCCCCTGTGGTCTCGGGGGGACGGTCAACCTCATCCTCAGCATTGGCAAGAAGGGCGAGAAGAAGAAGGcacagctgctggccagcagcgaGCAGCCAGGGGAGGAGGCACTGCCAACG CTCCCTGCCACTAAACACTCAGGCTGTAAAACCTTTTGGAAGCGTTGCCAGGGGCTTTTAGGAAACACTTGGGGTAGCTTAAAGCGAAAAAGAAAGCCACCTCGCCAGCTGGTGGAAGAG GTGCAGCTGGAGGCCAGGAAAACCTGCACGGCGAAGCGGCCGCCGGCTGTTGTCCGCCGCCCTGCGGCATGCAGCGCTGGCATGGCGGCTGTCTCCCACACCCTGCCCAAGGCCGGCGCTGGCTGTCTCTTCAACAGCCTGCAGCGGCGGGAGCAGGCCAGGGCGGAGCAGGCCCGGCTGCTGACTCTCCGGGGCATCATGGGCGACAGCTCCCTGCGGCCCACGCCCGAGGAATGCCACGGGCCCAGCAACACGTGGCCTCAGAAGTGTGGCTGGAGGAAGGGGGggccaggggcagctgctgctggacctcagctgggggagctgctcCTCTACGTCAGGAACCCGCTGGTGCAGGACATCGATGCCGAGTGCGGGGCAGCCCCTCAGAACCCCTGCCTCCCTAACCCCAAAATCAAATGCCCCCGTGTttccctgggctctgtgctcagTTTGGAGCTGCCAAGGGATGCAGTGGTCCTAGGGTGCCACCGAGGGGCTGAGGCACggcagcaggaggcagaggggcaggagcagaggcaggatcaAGGGGTGAGGCCTTGGAAGCCCACAGGCACGCATGGAGTTGGATGGCAGGAAGATAGGCACAGTCCCCAGGGGCCCAGCAAGAGGCTGGGGATGTCCCCCAAGAGTGAGCAGGAGGTGAGCTTTGACCCCAGCTACAGCCAGCAGAGAGGACACCGTGCTGGGAAGGAGCACTGgaccccacagcaccccagcagcaccagtaAAGACCTTCTGGACTTGAGGCCGAGCCGGCCGTCCCGTGTCCATATGGGGGATGAGCCGGCCACCCACTTTGGCCAGGATGACAGCCCCACTGCCACTGGCAGGGCCAGGCATCACAGAGCCGCTTGGCTAGAGCTTGGATCATCCCCTGCCagcctcccaggcagggctggagccatccccagccctgcctgcgcacagcagccagccagcagcagccagcccacagggtccccagcttcccctgctgcccccaCCCAGCTCTCTGTCTTTGAGTGGGCACTGGGGTCtccacagccccagagccctgcactgGGCACTAAGGAAGTTTGCCACCCTGCCCACAGGCAGtttgaggaagaggaggaggagctgcaggccaTCTGGGATGGGGCACACGAGCGACGGGCACAGAGCTCACCgggaggcagctgtgccagccacagggcgggcagcagggcaggcagcttgccCAGCCCCAGCGCCACTGCTGGCAGGCCCCTCATCCTCTCATCAGCCAACAATGTGCTAGTGGCCAAATTCACCCTTCCCAccgctgcccagctgctccacAGCCCGTCGGGAGAGAAGAGCCCCGGGGTGGTGCACGGTGGCAGTGGCAGTCCCAGTGGGCTCAGGGTTTCCCCCCATGTGGAGGAGCTGGTGTCTGCAGCACCCTTGGATGCCTCCAGTGCCTGGGATCAGCAGAGGCATCGGcaagaggagagagagagcagcaag GTCCTGCCTGGTAAAATGGAGTTTCAGATGATGGAGGGGACGCTGGAAAGGAAGCACGTATTGCAGACAGGAGGGAGAAAG GCCAGCTGCCGGGCCTGGGGGCTCTTCCACGCCGTGCTGATGAGGCAGACACTGTGCTTCTACCAGGACCGCAGGGACAGCCTCAAG AGCTCCGTGGTGGCCCTTCCCCTGAACCTCTCCGGGGCAGTCTGCACCCCAGATGCCGAGTACACCAAGAAGACCAACTGCTTCAGGCTTCA gctgcaggatgGCTCTGAATACCTCCTGAGGGCCCCCACCCAGGCTCTCATGAACGAATGGGTCTCAAAGCTGCAGCAAAACTCAG GTTTCCCCGAAGTGGATTACTTCCAGGCGGCAGCACGGCGTGTCGAGGGCACTGGTGGTACTGGCAG TTTCAGCAGGGTCTCCAGCCCCGGGACCTCCCACCTGCAGGGACATCATCAGGTCACCACCACCAAGAGCCAGGAGATTGTGGTGTTACCCTGTGCAAGCCCACTACTGCAGCGGCCTCTGGGCGGCCAGGATGGCCCAGTCGATGGGActgtgacagcagcag AGAATGCTCAGGGGGCTGGGcacaaggagcagcagtggtcatccagggcatcccctgggctgtgggacAACATCTGCCCAGAAGATGACTATGGGCTGGTGGCCAACAAGAGGAGGTCCTACTCCTTCACCTCAG CCACCTACCAGAAGATCACGCCGCTGGCGGTGCCCAAGGAGCCAGCGGAGGCCGGGAGCAGTTACTCTGTCACACTGTACATAGGGGAGCAGGTGTCGGCCGTGCCCCGGGCACGCTGCCACTCCTTCGTGGCCCAAACGGGGAGCCCCCGGGACACACGAGGGGAGAAGACCACCAGCCCCCCTCGCACCAAGAACAAATCTGTCTTCAAGAAGTTCTTTGGGAAAAAAGAGTGA